In Vicia villosa cultivar HV-30 ecotype Madison, WI linkage group LG7, Vvil1.0, whole genome shotgun sequence, the DNA window gatgtattgatggagttgtgggctaatggccaatattaatttgaggtgatgcaattatgcgatcatttatgccgatgtggccagtatgttttgacggtgaatgtgtgttgtgtgcttatttatgcctgtgtggtaattatggtgtgatgtaattgataacgatgttattaattggtgatgtatccttttggatagaatataaacgatgtaacgtgcgtgtatgatcgtgttatattgttgatgatgttgttgtcgtgtaatagagtcatatatttgcacagtataacatttcaatacgttaatggcggaatgctgttaacagatggcctgcgggcatggttaccagtaggagcttaatgctcggtaacggtatattagcctgagtggcaagaggtcatcagtgggagctgcgtgctcgatgacgacagcctgcgggcttcctgagtggaataaagtcccagcataatgctcggcaggtgtatttgtcataatgacaaggaggagttttactccggatttggtaccacaagcatatgcatagtcgagtctcattcatcattgtctgtctttataatttatgttatcattcatgtgtcacattacttatatattaattgtggttaaatgagtggattactttgttgtatgattcttgatgatacttgttggcattactataattgtcatgctttcattatgaagtatattctcacccttctgctgatttgatgcttgagtggcatcctgcagattatccgctttggaagtcttttggaagaggtagttctccagttggtcttgtcggtcgctctgatacgtaacaccgggtagtcgggagtctattgttatttatttgtatatgattcttttgaacatgtatatgtgataacgtgccattgtgtattgtaaacactttattttggaaaactcctctttgagagtgagagctttaCGTATACATATATGTTCAtaccttccgtgtgttatgtatcattttattgacaggtgttgtatgcttttggcatcgctgatgtccgtttgttttctaggtgtttgtttggttacttagtgtaacatcctaattgtgttgtatgaaattttaatactctgatattttcttgcctaaatgctttgggtagaattggggtgttacattagtggtatcagaacaggtcggtctgtccggccagtgttgtctaatgtgtttaattcctcagtacgtgataagtgtgtggagcactatcagtacttgttgtgcctctagccggttgtatgctggagtggtttgaagctaagtgggggagaagatatgcttctcggatatgtttcagttgcaagatgttagtatgctactgagggcagcagtactagtgttgttggaatttgttgttttctgaagtgaaggcgacttggacttaagactttggttgttaatcaagttggagtgtcacggagtagatgttggttaattctaaagaatggaatttagagagttgtgatgctctgacgctactgatggactatgaagttgttgtttgagtagccttgtgtgaggtgtcgttgttggatcaatgattaaggaaagtattatggtagactttgttgtaggagttattgacgttgttggaaacgttttggaacttgagtaagaattaggagtacgaagagttgagtaggatctcaggaattttattcttaggatttgttagaagtgttttggtacgtagctaccggacgtcggtgttagctggttcagatgatcttgagagatttgtgaattatggaatcatagtgcttctgtgctatgagcaaaagttggaaaagaatattattaatgttagtactgatagtttatactctattatgattgtcggctacctattgacaaattgaggacttgatcacccttaatctcttgttgatagtagacggaatcgtattggacgtgataggcctatctggctagtttgataatattggaagtgaatgagtcggtgcaaggtggtacgacgttgtttatgttgtcgacgactttggatgtccttgagaaagagcaattgtgggaattgcggatagttgtgcatttgtataagtgtttcttgaaggtttaattgattcatcgttgaaaagaggaattttgtcttggagttctattttgacggattcagttcctagaactattgttgtgtcgagggtttcgtatcggatgccaacttctgagttgaaagagttgaggagtcgacTTAAGAATtttcttgagaagaagtttgttcgttcgagtgtgtcgtcgTAGGGTacacgtgttttgttggttaagaaggaaggttctacgaggctttgtgtcgattttagacaattgagaaaagtgacaattaaggaaaagtatccactttcgaggattgatattttgatggatcaagttggtttgagcttgtttgttttgcatgtttgatttgaggtatgggtatcatcagtgtgaagatggtcatgctaagtacttgagaattgttttgtccgtgttgggaagaagaagttgtttgctaagtttccttgtgtgagtttttggttgagtgaagtgaatgttcaaggggtaagtggaggtttatgcttttatgcaagttaagatttttgaaaggatttatctgtcacaagatttagagtttgcaattgttatttctgtttgggaaatttgaaggcactaattattcggatcgagatttgtgtgtgtaagtgactacaagagtttgaagtattcgtttgatcagaacgagttgaatatgagaaaccattgcatacgtctatgtcgatgattcgagtattgtgatattTGAAACAGTTGTGGGACTTGAGTTGGGTTCGTAAAGCGAcctcttcaagtgttgagcttcatatgtgaaagcttacttatggtattcttgatgagattagaaaaggtcggaaatcggatttgaatgggttgataagatgacatttattagtcaaagataaagatggtgatcttcggattgatgagagcaatgtcatgggatgtcatgataaagtttgtattcctaatgttcggatttgaaaagaggactttggatgaagtgcgtcatagtaatttgagtattcatcctgatgctactaagagatatcaagatttgagaaggtcatttttagtggcaaggtaatgaagaaggatatgaagggttttgtttaattgtgtttgacttgtcaggagtcgtctggtttcatgtaactgttatccattcctgagtagaagtggaatagtatttctatggattttgtttctggttttccgaggacatcgagtaattgtgaggtgatttgggttattgtggatatattgacgaagtctgctcacgttatttcgataagaatggattaaccgatggaagtactggcgagtggtatgttgataaaattgtttgttggtttgtttgtttgcatggtgtttcgaaaggtattgtttagattgagatccgaggtttatttctgaaattttgagaaggttcgcaaagtactttgggtacaaAGTTGCGTCGAGTTTGGCGTAtcgtcctcaaacggatggtcagactgagaggacggtttggtcacttaaggatctatgagggcttgtgttgtgaaacaaggatgtgtttggattagctttttgcctttgattggataatacaaagacttttgtctggtgtgcgagctgacacagcatattaagaggttgagtatgttaagagagaacaatgagtttctggtgaatactagaaaggGCTGGAAGTTGGATAtgtaattggtaaatctgtttgttgtgggaaatcagagtgcgcataggaagcgtgaaatgacgcggttcgtaagtatatgaattgttagagttcaaattttggACAGTGGAcgtggtaggaattataagaccaccagatgttttggttacatatttgactgctatgtctgggcatggttgtttggatgttgtgcgaccggattgttgtctgtgtcttggttatttcttgtgttttggtgttagtcgatgagtgcattgtatgggcattgcatctcgttgtcgttgttgtgttttggttgttttgcttttagctagagtgattcgttgttagtgctgattgtgtcgttgcttccgtggcttgatagttggttagtcggatgcgagagcgtatccaagtttgtttgcgtttgggatattttcgaggacggaaatgttctaagtgggggagggttgtaacgcccggaaaaataagtatatgcttgatttggacgtttgtgacgtttattggaattttaccgtttttggagtcgtttcagtcggtattagttcgggatggcgggctaatatttaattgaaggttttcatatttttggtactggaaatattattaaggtaatattctgcgttttggggtttttctgagcaattgagtttagACCGTAAAGTAGATATTTTGTTGAGATATTTTGGAGAAGTAGGGGGAGATAGAAAagaatataagaaaagaaaagaagaaagaaaaacagaaaggaaagaaaaagaagagaggaagaagaagagcaaaggggaaaaacaagagaaagtggaggattctcaaccgaatcgattgccgatcgtcacaatagcaaggtaagggggtgaatctaatttatcttggatgtatgattcttatagtcttgttcttgttctcgttcttcttgttccaatttccacaattttcttgtgtggtctttgtttgatttaagtttgtttgagaatgattgtatgatgattaaatgatatccttgttgtgttatggtgattgatcatgtttgtttccctttccatggcttgattgagtttaaataaaaagttaggttttgagatagattgatgaatcaaccatgaaaagtttgatgttaggttgtttctatggtttgtatgtgttgtattggtgttataatgatgttttggagtggttttggtgggtataaggggcttggaacagttctggttcgttctggttttttctgggtttacgcaggtccgctgagcggaggtgggtccgctgagcggaggttctgttgcagaaaattctctgcgaaggtccgctgagcggagctgaagcggagctgaagcggacaacagctttttctgtttttccaaaactttgaaacttcgtaactcctgaaccgtaactccgattttgtcgccgttcgaagcgttggaaagctaacgcaatgaactatattattatctaattaaatgattcatagtatgtagtatcccattagttttattaggatcaagtgatgagttgtgtagtatgttcaattatccaaactttgaaaccttgtaacttttgattcgtagctCCGTTTCATacgccgtttgaagcgttaggaagctaattggatgttctatatgatagtataagcttggttagcttgttattaattggttatgagggttgttgatgaaaacacataattgtttatatgcgcgatatgattggtaaataatcatagtgcttggtggtaattgttaatgatgtaggatgtagtagtggttggttgattttcataaatggttttgtgaactagtgcatgataaatcatgatgatgtgttgtgtgaatgttatcgtattggtacgaggtatgtgattagttgtcgataacatgagatcatgttcatatgtgttatgtattaatgaatgttcattcttgatatgtgacaatgtttggttgtttgttattaacatgtgttatgagaatgatgtattatcattgttgaattgttgttattacaacttgttgatgatgtattgatggagttgtgggctaatggccaatattaatttgaggtgatgcaattatgcgatcatttatgccgatgtggccagtatgttttgacgttgaatgtgtgctgtgtgcttatttatgcctgtgtggtaattatggtgtgatgtaattgataacgatgttattaattggtgatgtatccttttggatagaatataaacgatgtaacgtgcgtgtatgatcgtgttatattgttgatgatgttgttgtcgtgtaatagagtcatatatttgcacagtataacatttcaatacgttaatggcggattgctgttaacagatggcctgcgggcatggttaccagtaggagcttaatgctcggtaacggtatattagcctgagtggcaagaggtcatcagtgggagctgcgtgctcgatgacgacagcctgcgggcttcctgagtggaataaagtcccagcataatgctcggcaggtgtatttgtcataatgacaaggaggagttttactccggatttggtaccacaagcatatgcatagtcgagtctcattcatcattgtctgtctttataatttatgttatcattcatgtgtcacattacttatatattaattgtggttaaatgagtggattactttgttgtatgattcttgatgatacttgttggcattactataattgtcatgctttcattatgaattatattctcacccttctgctgatttgatgcttgagtggcatcctgcagattagccgctttggaagtcttttggaagaggtagttctccagttgatcttgtcggtcgctctaatacgtaacaccgggtagtcgggagtctgttgttatttatttgtatatgattcttttgaacatgtatatgtgataacgtgccattgtgtattgtaaacactttattttggaaaactcctctttgagagtgagagctttaCGTATACATATATGTTCAtaccttccgtgtgttatgtatcattttattggcaggtgttgtatgcttttggaatcgctgatgtccgtttgttttctaggtggttgtttggttacttagtgtaacatcctaattttgttgtatgaaattttaatactctgatattttcttgcctaaatgctttgggtagaattggggtgttacagtgttCATTGAGCTCTTCCCATAGTCCTCTTAACTCAATGAAGTAATCCATAACAGATCGTGACGCTTGCTTCAAGTTGTTGATCGAAGAACGAAGATTAAAAATGCGAATACGATCAGCTTTTGAAAAACGCTCACGTAAATCAATCCAAACGTCAATTGCATTAGCATGAAATACGATAGTTGAAGTAATTTGTTCAGAAACAGAATTCAATAACCAAGAATGAATCAAATGATTGCACCTTTCCCATTGATTACGATTGAGATCTTGATGTGAAGGAATATCAAGATCACCATTGATGAATTGAAACTTGTTCTTCGCTCCCAACGCTCGTTGCATAGACTTACTCCATGCAAGATAATTGGAACCATTGAGTTTTGGTGAGATGCAAACAGAGTTTGGTCCTTCACTTGGATGGATATAGTAGGGTGAGTCAATATCAGGTGGTGCAACACGCGGAGGCATGATGAGAAATCAAGAACACTGGATCGATGAGAAAGAAGAATCCAAAAGAAGGAATCAGaacgaagaagaaaagaagaacagAAAGTTTCAgaaaaatcaagaagaaagatcTTGATGAATGAGGCaaacgaagaagatgaatgaagcaAGGATATGTTCAACTGATACCATATTATGAATTGAAAGAAATGGAACTTGCTTCATTAAGAAGATAGAGAAGATTACAAGTTGTTTATATACACAACTAAGTGATGCATGTTTAGCTTATCATGCACTGCCTATATACAATCTTAAACTACTAACTAACTTCCAGCTGTATAACTAATCAATCAGTTAGGTAGTTACACTCTCTCCATTTGTGTCTTCATTGTTGCTTGCTGCTAAAGGAAGCTCAGGTTGTAACAATATTCATCTACTTAACAACACATACTACTTCTCTTTCTTTTGAATAAGTTTTGATAGATACATGTAAAATTCATTCATAATGAACCAAATACATCTATCCAAGACAATCTCAAATAAAACCACTAACCAACTCTTGGTttaatagaaattttaaaattttaaaatttcaaaactatTTGAGATTCATTTGGATTCCCCTCTCCTTACATGTATCTCCATCATGACTACAGTTACGAGACATGTTATACCAATTTCTATATCATCTCGAAAACTCCTTTTCAAGGCTTATCAGACTGGTCTTCTTTGCCGTCaatattttgttaaattaatGCTATTGACACATCTAAGGTTATAGAATTAAGACCGGACGATCCCAATCAAAGTTCaacctatttttattttaaaataaattgaaatttaaattattgAATCTTAAATCAATGAGTGCAGATGATTTCAATGAgtaaatataacaaaatattgACTTCAAAGAATCCTATATATGTACATATTCAACGAGTGCATGAACGGgtaaatataacaaaatattgACTACAAAGAATCTTATATCCATCTAATCTAGTGTATCTCTATACTCAAACATAACATCTATAATCTCATTAATAGATGTAAAACACCAAATTATTAATATCTATATGTATATCAACGCATACATTACAACAAAACTAGAGCTATATATAGTGGATATTATTTAAAACTCAAAACACACGTACACGTACATGTTCTTCAAAACATATGACTAAGCATTTATATTTTATACATGTCtataaaatagtatatatatGGAAGTCTTATATTACACTAAGATGATAAAACATTGGATTATTTATATTATACAGTACTCATATTTCCGGTACCAACTTCCAAGGATTCATCCATTGAACGTGATAATTCAATTTGGTATGAGCTTGTAAGGAGGCTTAGAAAAAGTTGGTGTTGGATCATATCGTCCATAGTCTTTTGTATTAGCCCTAAGAAGCCTCTCATGGATAATGCTTACATCTTCCTCATCTATTGCCTTCATTGTTGCTacctatcaaaataaagaaaGCATGAACACATACCTAGTTAAAAAAATTAGTGCATAGTGACAAAAAAattcgaatatatatatatatatatatatatatatatatatatatatatatatatatatatatatatatatatatatatatatatatatatatatataaaaacaaccAAGTCTTCTCACTAAAAATGTTCGATTACATGGATCAATTTTGTCCATAATATTTtatctaaaattatatttttatccaaatcgttaatcttgatatttttttaataatttctcttataattttttaGGTATTTATCTTTCATTGGTTAATTCTTTTCATTTAATTCACTAGCTCTTTTTAACATATAATTTGTCGATCttctctctacatgttcaaactacttaaatttatttttcatcatttcttTGACTATTTGTTACTCCAACACTCTCTAATATCTATAATCTTTTGTGTAGTCTTATCACCAATTCATAAACACAACATCCTCAACTCATCTATGCtacaaaataaacataaaaaaaattggaaattaaACCATATTCTTATATGATTGATTTTTCTCCAAACACTACTAGAAATTTGAAATAGCtaacaaaaaaacacaaaatatgtCCCTTCTATAATGTTGTTTAACATACTTGTTTCAAATGCATATAAATTAAGTttgattatgtttaatttttattaattccgATTTGTAATTAggtttaagtttttttattaagaaaaaacttaaaatttgatGACCAaacttatatttataaaaaatacaatgATAATAGAACAGATTTAACAAAAATACAATAGATATTCCAACCTATTTTCTGCATGTGAATAAGCCACAAAGTAAACAAGAAATAGAAGAGGGAAATGAATTAAAAAGTTTGCCTTCCTATTTTCTTGAAAACTTTCAAATAGTAAGATAGTTCAAATTTGGTAGTTCATGAGCTTTGCACCATTTGATAGTTAGGTACAAGACTTTAAACATGATATAGAGGAAGAGAAAGATAGATAGATATAGCTAGTTAGAGAATATTTaagatttatataataaattataaaataattatatactaTTGAAGTGAATATTCCATGTCATGCATACCTCATTCACATCTTCATCTGAGTTTCTCATGAACTTTGATGCTCTACCTGCATATGCATTAAGCACACACtagttaacttttttattttcatcaaacACTTTCATAACTTATATATACATAATTGATAACACTATGAAGAATTCAATCTCAAAGATTAAAGTTATCAAGTTGATCACATGCCTAGCACTTCAAGCAAAAGAATCAGATCATGGAatcaatttaatatataaaatacatGAAACAATATAAAGCTGCAAGAAAACCTAATTAATAAAACAAACCTGCAAAAGAAGTTGATAAAAGTGAGCCAGAAATGATGAGGAGAAAGAGGAGTGTAAACTTGTTGAGAAACATGAAATCCATGATGAGTGTGGTCCAAGTTGGTATTTTTCTACATGTTCCTTTCACAAAACAAATGTTTCCTATGTATATTGCAAGGACAAATTGTTGCAACAAAAACAGTGAAGTTGACAGTTTTCTTAATTTGAAATAATtagaatttataataatattcaaATAGGAAAAAGGTATAGGCAGACCACTTTGCTTTTGTTGGGACACTAAAGTCTAATAAGTTAGTGGAAATGGAACATTAATTAATTgggataatattttaaataaaatcttaGTGGAAATTATTGTGTAGCACCTAATTAGCTTTAGAACAAACTAATCAAATTTTAAAGTGATATCAAACTTTATTTGTGACAACAttttttatttctgtttttggACAAAATAGCTTTAAAAGCAACTTGCATGAAACTCTTGCATATCTCAAAGGGGGATTGATACCAAATATtatatttcatatctttttaatGAGAAACCCTAGTAAAAAAAGTTTAAGATTTAAGATCAATGCTAGAGCTGATTTACTTTCATAAaatgttttatttgttatttgttaAGAAGTTATGATAGTGGGAGGAATTTTCCTGCCACTCATTTTCCAAGTACCTCACCTTCCTAAATTTGGACTAAATCAGAAATTCCTCTTTCATCATTCAAAATCcttttacattcttttttttcaaaaattattattattactattattattattattattattattatttggagacaaactttttattatttaaacattaaaaaaatgcaaAGTATACGATAGAATTTAATATTGGTCAATCCAAGAATTTTTGCCTTTTTAAGATAAAAAAGTATATTCTAGAACATCTTTTTCttgaacattttttttaaatattgatgTCTGTT includes these proteins:
- the LOC131618448 gene encoding protein CASPARIAN STRIP INTEGRITY FACTOR 1-like, yielding MDFMFLNKFTLLFLLIISGSLLSTSFAGRASKFMRNSDEDVNEVATMKAIDEEDVSIIHERLLRANTKDYGRYDPTPTFSKPPYKLIPN